The genomic region cacatgcacacaaacatatggaccacacatacatacacacacacatctcagcaAACTCCATCCGGagtcttttatttcctaataGATAAGCAGTGGCTCTCTGAAGAAGTACTCTGGAGGTAATTGAAGGGAAGCAGCACATGTAACaatcacataaaaacacagagcaaGAAACTGTCCCTCTTCATCATACCTGGCTATGCTCTTAGCCAGACAATGTGATATGGATGTAGCTGTAGACTGAGCCAAAAATGGAAACAGGGGGCCTAATCATGACTGGTTAGCCTGGTTTGAACAGACAGTCAACAGCCCCCTGCCCCCCTCTATTACTGGCAAACACAATtacatctcttcctcctctttgtctgGGAAGAATAAAAGCTGCTGCATTAGCGCTGCCAGCTAGCCTTCCCTCGGCAGCTAAATTAGCAGCCACATAGACTACTATTAACTAAAATGCAGGTTAGGAACTACTTAATCCTGTGGTTTTATTTTAGAACATCACAGATACAATAACATCAATTTGAACTGTTAATACTACAAAAGAGAGATTTGGAGTAACACAGAAATAGGATATTCAAATTGAATATTGAAATGTATCACAGTCAAATAACCTTTATTCTTGGTTCCGTTGTAAGGCGAAGCTTAACTATTGGGGTATGAATAGATCTGCAATAGGTTGTTACAGTGTGGAAGGATTTCAAGAAGACAACCTTATGTTCACCGTGGTACTCTGATCTTTTCACTCCTCTCAGGTCCTGGTTACCCTCGAGCATCTGGAAAGAGTCAGCACCTTCCAGGAATTTGTACAGATATTTAGCCAGTTCGGCAACGAGATGGTGGAGTTTGCCCACCTTaccggagacagacagaacgtGAGTAGCATGTGAAGGAACCAAATCTCTTTCGTTTTAAGAGTGCCAAAATCATCCGCACACTGTAACGTTCtttcaataaatgtaataaatcagtCATCAAACATATAGAGATTGTGTTTATGAACATGTAGTAATTTGCAACACCATGaacatttgtttattcatgTCGATGTAATCTTCTCACAAGCCGTGCTTTTCTAAACATGGTATTCTGAATGTGAAAGCAGGTTGTGGAATTGGACTGTGTAACCTGCAGCACTTACAGACCCACAACAGATCAATAATTCAGGCATCAAATATTTACtactcccaaaaaataaaacaacgaAGTAGCAAGGTTTCTTCAGGCTTCTCTTATTTcgacaaatatttttttttaactctcaaTCCATAAGATAAATGTAAAGGTCGATGTGACTCATACTCCTCAAACATTGTTTACATCACGATTCATTGTTGATATAAATTGAGCTATGCTTTCAGCGATGCCttctttctgcactacatcAGCTTAGGTTATAGcacatttgcaaaacaaaactTTTGCTTCGAGCTTTTGAAAAACCATCCAACTTAGGGTTTTTAACTTTGTTCTGTCAAAGACTGCTAATCCTTCTTTGATGCATACATTCAGCCTCTGCAgctaaaaaaactgaattgaaataaataaactgaattaaaggGCTTTGTCTGCAGAAGATGATGTAAAGTGCGCCGGCTGCGATATctagacaggaagagaggatcGAGCATCCCTCTTTCTCAATTTTTTGGACGCACGTGTTTCGAAAACACAAGTCATTTCTCTCACCAATGCAACGCAGCTCATGCTCCCTTTCCTCATGTGCCaccctgtttttctttttttgccatattcactcacattcACAAGCACACAGCGCTTTAGAAAATCTACCATCTTCTACTATTGAAGCCAGATGAGCACAGAGGCGTCTTTGTAATCCACGGCACAGTAATGGGAGAGAAGTAGATTCAGCTGCCTTTTCCAATTACCTAATTCGAGCTGTCTATTTCTATTTTGAATACATGGGTGGGGATGCAGCAGGTCATACACGCTCCCTCTTCTTTCCTATACTCGTagtatctgtttttattcagagATAATTAACCCAGGaagttttcatgtgtgtgtaaactTGGAAATCTGTGTCACATTTGTGTGACTCTTCATTCCAGCATGAAAGAGATTTGTTGCTTACTTTAGAGGCTTCATGTCCCTTGGACACCCAGAGAGTTCTTAGATGTTACAACTGAAGTAAAGCCACCCATTACCATCTGGTCTGCCACCCATTACCatctggtctgtgtgtgtttgtgctgcaggACTTgaaggatgagaagaagaaagcacGGATGGCAGCAGCCAGAGCCGTGCTGGAGAAATGCACCATGATGCTCCTCACGGCTTCCAAGGTGAACAGCTTGTGCACCGACAGTGGACCTCTGGGCAAGGGTTATAGATCATGTAAAGATTTATAGTCTTCTGAagttgtatttcatttcatggCTTCTCAAATACTGGGACCAATGGTAAAGCCACACTATCATAGAAAACACCTAAGAGAGTGAATAATCATGGTCGCAAAACATGAAAAGGGCTCAAAGTTGAAGAGAGTAGAGGAGGGCATGAGCTTTGACATTTCACATCGAATTCCTTCCAAAGACCTGCCTGAGGCACCCAGATTGCGAGTCGGCGCGGATCAACAAGGATGCTGTGTTCCACCGGATGCGCTGTGCCCTGGAGCAGGTCATCGAGATAGTCACCGAGGCACGGAGCTGTGGGGAGAACAAGATCCTTCCTGCCAGCATCTATAACGGCATCAAGGACTTCAAGGTAGGATCCGAAATTGGACTTAGTGAAGGTGTCTGTGAAGTTAAGTCATGATCCTCTTGTGGGCGAAGCATCATGCTTAACAATGTAGATATTAGCTATCAATATGTAGGACCTATCTGTTATATGATCTGGTTAATACGGTTGTGTCAATCACCATAAACCTTGGACTAATCCTCCTAATTAAAGacaaaccacaacaaaaaagGGTTTTGAATGGGTCTTTTCCATGAggtgaaagaagaagagattattttaattaaagggCTCAGATATGTGTATTGCTTTTAATAAATGGCTTCTTAGCTCCTAATGGCAGAGCCACCTGTCATCTTAGGACACATAAACAGAGAATGTTGaacatagattttttttaaagaaaagagaaggatgAAACAGGACAAAATGCATTAGGTTTGATGTTTGTGTACTTGAGATGCTCTTTGCAGAATGTATTGTCCACCTTGGATGGTCCAAGGTGACCCACATCCCATTTATTTGATGACGAGATCATGTGCATAATGATAATGAGAtaataaatgatgtgtttttttttctccgctcaGAACATTAGTTATTAGTTATGTATGAGTAAAactcttgtgtgtgttgccacCTCAATCCGCTCCTGAATTCCcaaccctcctcccctcctgcagTTCAGTGTGGAGTGCCTGCGGGAGAACCTGAACTCCTCGTCCCCCCAGAGCATGGGCAGCCAGCTGGAAGCGCTGGTGGAGCGCACAGAGGACTTCACTGACTCCGCCTACACCAGCCACGAGCAGCGGCAGGCCATCCTAAGTCTGTGCCAGCTGGCACGCCAGGATACTCAGCAGCTGGTGCACGCCTGGGCTGAGGCGGTATGTTGGGACAAGCAGGCACGCTTGCACAGATGCTCATACACCTACAGAAATATTCATAAAAGCATATGCTACtatatgaagaagaagaatacgTACCTCATATGTTAGACACTTGTAAAAGTATGATAATAAGATGCAAAACCAGAAGAGATGTTGGTTGAATTACTGTTGTAGTATAAGGAATGATGACGAGTTGGTAAGGTTATGAACTAAATCTTGTATCTATCTGGTATGTAGCAGACCGTGTctgttcaaaacacacacacagtatgctccacagacctacacacattAAGACTCATAAGCCTCCTCAGCTAATCTAGTCATTCTTCTTGCCTCATCACTTTATTTTCATACATCCCTCCTGAAAcaacagaccataataaccaACCCGAATAACCACATTTACCAAGGCTCATTGAGTCGCATTAAGAGAAACATCGCACAGTGTCTTGTGATCTGCTGCCATTGAACAGTCTCCTTGGCCTtcggaaaaaaaacctttcagttTGTCGTTGTTTGTCGTGACTGCTGCCACGTCGTTGTACAGTGTTGTCTCATGTAGCCTCTGCAAGAGAAGGTCATCTGGAGAATGGAAAAGACTAGAACACTGTGGTGTTTTGAAACGCATCCGAATGTGTAAATATTCTTGGGTGTGCTGCACAGTCCAATTTGTGGTCTTGACTCTTGTTGTTGAAAGCGGAATATATAGTTTTCATTCCAATTCGATTCATGGGTCTGGAAGTATAACATTTTGAAAACTGTTGTAcagtatttaaatacaaataattagtTTGATTACACTAACTTTTTTGCATATTCGGAGCACAACTGTAATTGGTCAAAAACCATGTTATTAAGTGCCCAAGTTCCTTTTCCAATCCAGTTGTTTTATATTGTCAAACTCCCCCAGGTAATAATGAAGCTTTGTGTGTGGGCCTGTAAGACCATGTTAAGTCTCATGTTGTattcccctctctgtctcactggaGCAGCAGTCTGTCCATGCCAAAGAAGCCACAGAGGACATGGAGGTGGCCATCCTGAAGACATGCCACAGTGTCAGTGACCTTAGACGCGAGGTGAGCAGCAGTCTCTCCGCTCTGCCCGTCTGCCCTCTGAGTCTGAATAGAtgtacaaagagacacagacaagaCTGGGATGTCTCTCACTAGATGTTCTGCCTCTGTGGTTGGTTTCCCACTTTCCTTTTTTACATCGCTCTTCAGCTTACCTGCCGTCTATCCGTCACCTCAACTATGTCATTGTGTCACCTCggctcctcttcttttttcttttcctcctcaaaTGCCACCCTCATTCATGTCTCCCACTCCCTTCTTTTGTGTTTGCTCCAGCCTCCATTACTTTGTCCTCTTTTTATCCTGCAATAAAATGTCTgattcctcctccagctccataAGGTGGCAGTCATTCGGGCCTCTGACTTGCTCAAAGTTCATGGGGAGCAGTTGCCTCTACGGGCTCTCAAAGCTGCAGGCGCCGAGGGAAAACTGGAGGCAGTGGCGGAGTATTCACGCACACTCACTgagcagaaggagcagctggtggaggTAGGTAGGGGCaaagggaggcagagggaggTTTGTTGTAGTGCCACCGAGTAAAGGTGTTCAATTGGCAAACAATACACTAGAGGAAATCTTTTGTGAAGTttagatttgatttttttaaataatattaagtTTAAAAGCTAGTTTGCCATGAGTTGCAAAGTTGctaaaacacattgaaaataCTGTGCAAGTAAACACAAACGGCTtgaaatcagaatcagaatcagaaaccgtttattgccaggaatgtttacacaaacgaggaattgTTTTTagcggaaggtgcaacattagacatgacaaacaacaatcaacgcgacagcaacagtgacgaaaacaacaaaaaacaaagagcacCCAAGCGCTGAGGCGGCCGTTTGCGGCGCCATGgcaaccagaaaccagaaatGAATGAACTTGGAGACTACATGTCTAATCTCAACCAAATGAAAGTCCACATGAGGCTTTGTTATGAAAACACTGAGCAGGACAATGGCATGCAGGCGTTGTCATGTCTTTGTTAGGGCCCCtaacaaacagaacagaacatacaGTGGGGCgactggctcagtggtgagcagggtccttcaatcagaggatcggcggttcgaccCCCTGCGTTAGTCCCtgccgatgtgtccttgggcaagacctccaccccaaattgctcccgtagggtgtatgaatgttagttactgctgatatgcatgtggaaccttagctcctccaatcagtgtatgaatgggtgaatgatgtcatgtagtgttaaagcgctttgagttttcggaagactagaaaggtgcaGGTCTGTTTTCCATACTGTATAGTATTCTCTTAACTAATATTAATTTccgaaaaaataataaaaataaaatgttttggtgTAAAACCTTTTCTTAACCATGCAGccttacatttcattttttatttttttctgaaacATTTCTCCAGTTTTTTGTGTAATTCATCAATGCACCTATAATCAAAACCAGGAGAAATGACCAGACAATAAGTGTAATTCATCCACTGTGATACAATTATGTATACTTTAAATTATAATCAAATTGGTAGCAAAAGATAGCGTTAGAACATGTATCTATTTCCTACAGTGTGACTTTCAAACTTTTCGTACTTGTCTCTGACTTCAGACGTGTCGTCTCCTGTGCCATGTGTCGGGGAACGAGCCTCTGGAGATTACCTGCATACACGCTGAGGAGACCTTCCATGTCATTGGTCCACAGGTAACAGCCAAACATGTTCTGGAgggacttttatttttgttagaGTGATATTATAACCAATTGACTGGCAGTAAGCAGGGGAGACAGGATCAGTCTGGAACATGAAACAGGTTAGGGTTAAACCTGAGACCCATTAATTTGATTCAACTGCATGCCAGTTGGTCAAACTGGTCACACAGTGGTCTGGGAGGGAAATAAAAAACGGAGTTATATTCTacttaaaaaaaggcaaattacCTCACGTCTCCTTAGACGACCTTCGACACCTAGTCCCCTATCTAATTATGTTTGCTCTCGGAAACTATCCATGCCAGTAATTATCCAGCGTTGTAGAATGTTCCCGTCCTGCGGTACAAATGTCAGGCTCCGCTTGACTCTGCAGCAGTTCTAGTTCAAAGGTCAACCAATCAATAATACTGCAGCATGGGGCGACGGGGgtgatgtgtgtctgtattggcCCAAAGTAATAGGGGGGTGGCCCAGAGGGTAATTGGCTATTACATACTACACTGccggggaagtgtgtgtgtgtgtgtgtgtgtgtgtgtgtgtgtgtgtgtgtgtgtgtgtgtgtgtgtgtgtgtgtgtgtgtgtgtaacttgttttttttaaagttgtagtTTTAAATGAGTCATGCATCAGAAATGTGCTGAAATGAACTCATCAACCTTAATCCATTTATTTGTAAACCACAAGGTTGATAATAAAGCATTCAAGGCCCAATGCTTAATTTATTTGACTATAGCAGCATAAACTTAACTGGTGAAAACCAGCAGTAACCTTAGTTACCGTACATATTGTTTTTTGGGCTGCTTAAATGACTTGGTGTGAACGTTATTTTATTGCTAATGGTTAACATTTAAGTTGCTTCCTCTAGGCCATTTTATTTCCTACTTGCCTTTGTTTTATGGAGGGCTGTTGTGATTGGTCCAGTGTTGAGTGTAATGAGGTCCTGCGTAGAATCGAGGCTCTGATGTGAACCCAGAGAGCGTTACCTCTGTGTATCGGTATAATGCTGTCCTGCCGTGGTGGTTAAAGAAGATTACCATATTCCAAGCGAACTGTAGCCAGTTTATAGAAGCCACAGCCCAGAAGATGGGCTATATTAATGACTTGGTTAAGTTATTGTCCAGTTTAGTTCCTGTATTAAATAACAGCTTGAAACGGATAGcagcctctggtctctggtttctgtcAAAGTCTGGGAAACAGGCACAGGGGATGGACCCAAATGCACACAAAGACGAGGAAGCAGCATTAACAATGCAAGGATTTAATTCAAAACCAATacaacagacaggaaacagcagGCAGGGACCCAGACTAGTACAGAACTCCAGACAAGCCTGAAGACAATCTAAAAAAGGAACTGGGGTGGTATAAATGGAGACTGAGTAATGGGGAAGTGGGTACAGGGGATCCGCAGCACAGGTGACTACAGGGCTGAGGAGAAACaggtttacattttgtttctctgtcttttaCTGTAATTTTTCTCCCGAGTTTACTGACcaactcattttaaatatttgttttctcaTGTCGCAATTCTTCACACACTTCCCACTCAGATCATGTCGGCAGCCCAGACGCTGGCCCTCCACCCGTCCAGTAAGATTGCGAAGGAGAACCTGGAGGTGTTCTGCGAGGCCTGGGAGTCGCAGCTCTGTGACATGGCCCTGCTGCTGAGGGAGATCAACGACGTCTTTGAAGGCAGGCGAGGTGCgttttttgtttagttgttaATGGATACTTGTGTGCACTTGTGTGGCTCAGCAGCACAAACACCAGAGAGGTGAGAAGAGAATGCAGGCAAAAATATGCTCTCAATGCCTGAAAGAATAACATGTTCTGATAAATCCTTGACGGTCATTTTGCCCCTGAACACCTTAATGACTTTTAGCAAAGCGAGCACATATCTTTGAAAAATGTATCATCATACACTGTGGGAAGCCTTTTGTAAGAGAAAATATGTCAATGCCAATAAACACCCATGCATTCATTCCTCCTCTGtactccctctctcttcatTCATTATTGTACTCAAATGGTGGACTCTTACAAATCAGTTgcctgtgtgactgtgtgtatatttatctACTTTACTATTTGTCCATGTGCACACAGATCTATGTTTGTATCAACCTTGTGCTTTCACACACTGTAAGCCTGTTTTGGAATATATCCAGGATGTGGTTGCCCTTAAGAAAAGTATTACATATTTTTGCAGTGCAGCTCAGCGTGTGATGGGATCAAATCCATCACACATTTGTATTCTCAAGAAGCCCAAATgctgtgttgcttttattattttctcgTAATCTTCCCCCATAAACATGACGGAAGCATTTATCgtacatgtaaatgtatatgaataatataataattaatacttaAACGAACCGTGCACCTTGTGTTTATGATGACAGATAAAAATGTTTCAAGGGTGGACAGTGATAAAAGAAAACCAATTTCAGTACCATAACTACTTAATATCCATAACTGCCATCCTAATTATTTGTGTCAACATCTTTTTCATTCAAAGGGATATttgcttttaatatatttaagcCTCTGCACCGCCAACAGCTGTACTTCCCGTTCTTGTGAACGCAATCTCTCAGGAACGTCTTGGACTCAAAGATTAACTGCTTAAAATGTGTTGGTCAAAgttcactgtgacctcactAAACACATTTTGGGCCGTAACTCAGGtttcatatgctaattatgacaattctACACAAATGTGTAGTGTATGACGTTTTGGACAGACATAGCTGTAAACTGCAGCTTAGTTGGTGGCATAGAGCTATTTAATATATCTATTAGATTCCTTACGTGTTACCATGTGTTCAGAAAATCACAATTACTTTCTTCTCCTAGGAGACAAAAGATCTTATTTGTCACTTCCCAGACCTGGGGTGAGTATCACAATATCCATCCTCATGAATATTCCAGTGACCCAATATTACGTAATCCTCTTAATAATACCACTCTCTTTACCCACAGAAACACTCAGCTAACTTGAAGACTGCCAAGGCTGTCAAGTTGGACACAGAGGTAGCGTACACCATACTCCTCTGGCTTTCACCAGCAGTATATTCATCGCTTGGAAAACTTTGTGCCACTCGTTTGAAGAATTGATGGTCTTAATATGCTCATAGGCTGCGATTATTTTTGCTGGGCAGTTTTATTACATGCTTTACCACCACAGGAAGTGGGATTATGCTGATTATAGAAGTTATGGTGTTAACAAATGAAAATACGCTGTTTGCTAATATGAATTTTTCTGAAAATGAGAtgcatattttagtttttctcctCTAGAATGACTTTGTGTGCCTTTCTGTGTGCGTTCAGGAGCAGACGAGCATGGCCAAGCTGGGCCTGGAGCTCCGTCTGCTGTCATCAGACGTGGACACAGAGGTGGAGAAATGGGAGGAGCAGGAACACGACATCGTCCGACAGAGCCAGAGCCTGGCCAGTATGGCATACAACATGTATCTGTTCACCAGGTGACTGCACAGCAGCACACGACTACACAACCACGCACATGCTCCCATTGCATTCATTTCAGAGCTCAATATGGTGAAGCCTCTCAAGCATCCACATGAATCTCTTTAGAGGCTTACTGTTAATGAGATTCTAGAGGCCCGCCAGCTATCGATATATCCACCAGGCGTAGTTGGTGGCACTGACACTGGACATCAATGACTGACAATAAAATTGTTTTGATTTATCTGAGTCACAGTTTTTGTTGGTAGGTgtcttcatctttctctctcgtcCATGATTCCTCTCCTCATTTTCTGTTTCCCATATTGATTCCCTAGAGCGGAGGGGCTTCTGAAAACAACACTAGATCTTTTTCATCAAGCTGAGGTATGTGTGTCCAAATCTCCTAATCTTTCCaccttctgttctttttttctcccattttaTCAAATAGAAAAATATCAATAGATTAGTGAATGGCAGCATCCCCCCATTCACTTCCCCCTCGCATCTGACGGGGTACAACTAGTAGGACTTATCATTACGATGGAAATATAGTGCTCTGTGTTCCTGGCAACATTGGACACTTGAGGTGATAACAAAGCATGGAGGCGAGTGTCTATTGAATTGGGAATGTTCAGTAATTTGTAGAATCAGGGTCCAAAATGCAAAcagaattattttaatttccatTTGGGGTGAGCGAGGGagataagagaggagggggagggggaaaagATGGGAAGGCATGCTGTTAAGAAGAGCAGAGAAAAAGTAAAATCTCAAATATATATGCCGACTTTTTAACGGCTACCTGGTTCGTGGAAGTTAACAAAATGATAGTTTTGCCTGTATTTAGGTACGTTTTCTGATTTTTGTCCATTTTCTGCCTCATTCTTAAGGTTCTCTCTGAAGAGGGGCTCCAGCTGTGCTCATCTCTTCGCACTTTTTCCACTCAGGTATATACCGATGCAATaaatctctcactctctcttgaacacacacagtttaaggCTGGATACCAAATCACGATGTactcacataaaacacatttccaaatgttttgCACATTGAGCACTCtatgaaaatacatataatgtgagttatgaaaaagaaagaagacttTTTGTACAAACAGGATTAAAATCAGTTCTCTGGTGGATTCTGACAAAAATAATAGTGATAGATGTGAAAGAGAAAAgccaaagagaaaagaaaacagttggGTTTTTTTGCGGAGGATGAGCTGCTGACCCATCTGTATGCAGATACACAGGCTCCTGTGCCCCCACCCTCATgacacctctcacacacacacacacacacacacacacacacacacacacacacacccgtatCACCTATTCTGGCATGCCACGGATTCAAGCTTCACCTTACAAATCACACAGCAAGAGCAGGAAATGAATTCCACCGTACTCTTTAACTCTCTGAGTGGAGATCCAACAAACAACCGTAGCCTCAGTGCCTTCCTTCCTCTTGCCCTCCACCAACTTCTTCCACAGGTCCTCCAAGTGTAATTAAATGGCTCTTTTTGACAGCCGTTAACGACTGCTATTTGTCACTGCTGCGTCCGTGGGTGGGTATGTTTGTgctcatgtgcatgtgtggaggGGGTCAGGGTGGGGGAGT from Cyclopterus lumpus isolate fCycLum1 chromosome 11, fCycLum1.pri, whole genome shotgun sequence harbors:
- the ctnnal1 gene encoding alpha-catulin, producing MASSPSGNSNFDSGLEIKTRSVEQTLIPLVSQITTLINHKDKPKKSERTQAAIHRVGQAVSVAVGRFVTVGEAIATENQELKDEMGQACFEARRAGDAIAQLTDVGPALPFQSDGLVTVFSDRTGMVKAARLLLSSVTKVLVLADRIVIKQIITSRNKVLVTLEHLERVSTFQEFVQIFSQFGNEMVEFAHLTGDRQNDLKDEKKKARMAAARAVLEKCTMMLLTASKTCLRHPDCESARINKDAVFHRMRCALEQVIEIVTEARSCGENKILPASIYNGIKDFKFSVECLRENLNSSSPQSMGSQLEALVERTEDFTDSAYTSHEQRQAILSLCQLARQDTQQLVHAWAEAQSVHAKEATEDMEVAILKTCHSVSDLRRELHKVAVIRASDLLKVHGEQLPLRALKAAGAEGKLEAVAEYSRTLTEQKEQLVETCRLLCHVSGNEPLEITCIHAEETFHVIGPQIMSAAQTLALHPSSKIAKENLEVFCEAWESQLCDMALLLREINDVFEGRRGDKRSYLSLPRPGKHSANLKTAKAVKLDTEEQTSMAKLGLELRLLSSDVDTEVEKWEEQEHDIVRQSQSLASMAYNMYLFTRAEGLLKTTLDLFHQAEVLSEEGLQLCSSLRTFSTQLVEEEKSVVMTEMEKMVALCQQLQMGAKTPVQGKTATFQKVDSSIQTTRGILTVVLSLLPSCNKLTRKYKSERNSLGFPQDWRERQDASTPVKEEGALHNKNSNGFGVKSLEQHMVGLNLLESK